One Planctomycetota bacterium DNA window includes the following coding sequences:
- a CDS encoding sugar-binding domain-containing protein → MNEVSARWVGACDWEYRTTFQVDPELLHEERIDLVFEGLDTVAKVALNGQMVGTAENMHVRHRFDVRAVLVPGENHLSVHFGSAIDHARSVEREVGARPGVGSGTNPQLPHQMIRKMACNFGWDWGPQLVTCGIWRPARIEFWSAARLHDVRPLVTQADTQTATVEVHADGEIAAEASGVSLRCVLASPDGRVVAERDDDWSGRPGGDPIVLTVDEPRRWWPIGYGDRPLYELRVELVAADGRVLDVCEQKVGLRQVRLITEPDTRDGGGSMVQGLTRGESFHLEVNGQRVFCKGANWIPDDCFPHRVTPQRYRQRIEQAVDANMNMLRVWGGGIYEDHAFYEICDELGVMVWQDFGFACACYAEEEPLRSEVEAEARDNVARLSRHPSLVIWNGCNENFWAAFDWPAFEGVYPNGELTWGLGYYLDLLPRVVAELDTSRPYWPGSPFSGNLDRHPNGNEYGNCHIWDVWNHDGDYRNYLGHFPRFASEFGYMAPPNWATLDRAIPKDQQHWSSEAMTLHNKQKDGIQRGLERLADSHDPPDRYEDQWFIAAIEQARAIALGCEWFRSLSPWCSGALYWQLNDCWPVTSWSAIDGDGRPKLMWHATQRFFRSRLLTLMPARVTPSGVEVERLAAYLHNDHAERWRGRMQVSRMNVAGQLLDTKTFAVDVAPRGVQKWELSESWIGEADEFLMAHIDGEPTDNRAWWFFGRDRDVEYPTPTLNYTLEETDAGQRLTVASDVLVRELCLLADRIEPSARIDRQLVTLLPGESTVFHVTGDRRLTLEQLTAPDVLRCVNGLQAMVPTPT, encoded by the coding sequence ATGAACGAGGTGTCCGCCCGATGGGTCGGGGCCTGCGATTGGGAGTACCGGACCACCTTCCAAGTCGATCCGGAGCTGCTCCACGAAGAGCGGATCGATCTCGTCTTCGAAGGGCTGGACACCGTTGCGAAGGTTGCGTTGAACGGGCAAATGGTGGGCACGGCAGAAAACATGCACGTTCGGCATCGCTTCGATGTTCGAGCCGTGTTGGTCCCGGGCGAGAATCATCTTTCGGTGCATTTCGGGTCGGCGATCGACCACGCACGAAGCGTGGAAAGAGAAGTCGGAGCTCGGCCTGGCGTGGGGTCGGGTACGAACCCGCAGCTGCCGCATCAGATGATCCGCAAGATGGCGTGTAACTTCGGCTGGGACTGGGGGCCGCAGCTGGTGACGTGCGGGATTTGGCGACCGGCTCGAATCGAATTTTGGTCCGCTGCGCGACTGCACGATGTCCGGCCGCTGGTGACGCAGGCCGACACGCAAACGGCAACCGTGGAAGTCCACGCCGACGGAGAGATAGCGGCGGAAGCTTCCGGGGTGTCTTTGCGTTGCGTGCTGGCTTCGCCTGATGGCCGGGTCGTGGCGGAGCGGGATGACGATTGGTCCGGCAGACCCGGCGGCGATCCGATCGTGCTGACGGTCGATGAACCTCGACGCTGGTGGCCGATCGGCTACGGCGACCGGCCGCTCTACGAGCTACGGGTTGAGCTCGTTGCCGCGGACGGACGGGTGTTGGATGTTTGTGAACAAAAAGTCGGGCTGCGGCAGGTTCGGCTCATCACCGAACCGGACACCCGCGACGGCGGCGGTTCGATGGTCCAGGGCCTGACACGGGGTGAAAGCTTCCACTTGGAGGTCAACGGCCAGCGCGTGTTTTGCAAGGGCGCCAACTGGATCCCCGACGATTGCTTCCCGCATCGGGTCACGCCGCAGCGTTATCGCCAGCGAATCGAGCAAGCGGTTGATGCCAACATGAACATGCTGCGCGTCTGGGGCGGCGGGATCTATGAAGACCACGCGTTCTACGAGATCTGCGATGAACTCGGTGTGATGGTGTGGCAGGACTTCGGTTTCGCTTGCGCGTGCTACGCCGAGGAAGAGCCGTTGCGTTCGGAGGTCGAGGCCGAAGCGCGGGACAACGTCGCGCGGCTATCGCGACACCCGTCGCTCGTGATCTGGAACGGCTGCAACGAAAACTTCTGGGCCGCTTTCGATTGGCCCGCGTTCGAGGGGGTCTACCCCAATGGCGAACTGACATGGGGCCTGGGCTACTACCTGGACTTACTCCCCAGGGTGGTCGCGGAGCTCGACACGTCCCGGCCGTACTGGCCGGGCAGCCCCTTCTCCGGCAACCTCGACCGACACCCCAACGGCAACGAATACGGCAACTGTCATATCTGGGACGTCTGGAACCACGACGGAGACTACCGCAACTATCTCGGCCACTTCCCGCGGTTCGCAAGCGAGTTCGGGTACATGGCCCCACCCAATTGGGCGACGCTCGACCGGGCGATCCCCAAAGACCAGCAGCATTGGTCGTCGGAAGCGATGACGCTGCACAACAAACAAAAAGACGGTATCCAACGCGGACTCGAACGCTTGGCCGACTCACACGATCCACCCGATCGTTACGAAGACCAGTGGTTCATCGCCGCCATCGAGCAGGCTCGCGCGATCGCGCTGGGCTGCGAATGGTTCCGGTCGTTGTCGCCCTGGTGCAGCGGGGCGCTGTACTGGCAGCTCAACGATTGCTGGCCGGTAACGAGTTGGTCGGCGATCGATGGCGACGGCCGGCCCAAGCTCATGTGGCACGCGACCCAACGTTTCTTCCGATCGCGACTACTGACTCTGATGCCGGCCCGCGTCACGCCATCGGGCGTCGAGGTTGAACGGCTGGCCGCTTACCTGCATAACGACCATGCCGAACGTTGGCGCGGCCGAATGCAAGTCTCGCGCATGAACGTAGCGGGCCAGTTGCTCGACACGAAGACGTTCGCCGTGGACGTCGCGCCGCGCGGCGTGCAGAAATGGGAGCTGTCTGAATCGTGGATCGGCGAGGCGGACGAATTCCTGATGGCCCATATCGACGGCGAACCCACGGACAACCGCGCATGGTGGTTCTTTGGCCGGGACCGTGACGTCGAGTACCCAACGCCGACTTTGAACTACACGCTCGAAGAGACCGACGCCGGCCAGCGCCTCACGGTCGCCAGCGACGTCTTGGTCCGCGAGCTGTGTCTGCTGGCCGACCGGATCGAACCTTCGGCTCGGATTGATCGACAGCTCGTGACGCTCTTGCCCGGCGAATCCACGGTGTTCCATGTCACCGGCGATCGGCGGCTGACTCTGGAACAGCTCACCGCGCCAGACGTTTTGCGTTGTGTCAACGGGCTTCAAGCCATGGTGCCCACGCCAACGTAA
- a CDS encoding sulfatase yields MCDAHPNILYLHSHDSGRLFSPFGGPVSTPNLQALADQGVCYRNAFCVGPTCSPSRAALLTGQYPHQVGQWGLSNFGYPLGKPERHLVKFLQSHGYRAALMGVQHVTADERDLGYNDVRSEVIGGATGRCDPAMSAPRVAEAACDWLVQHGRGTAPWFLDVGMVETHTNAAKQIQPDRKPSDQKIDRATPPYWLQNTIGSRRWQANFDAMAAMLDDAIGRVLARLDALGLREKTLVIYTTDHGPGVPMAKCTLTDAGLGVGLIASGAGSYIGGQTVHGPISHLDVFPTICRVANLETPDHLEGQPLPTEACLDDAPRSLFAEINVHGRSGRQPERSVRHGRFKLVRRFYTDPSKISQNADPSGVKDDMFEAGWPTATTQGQASREDVFDSLYDLRLDPTERRDRSGDTAYAEVYADLDRRLTSWMQRTDDALRPGGPGIPQPQPIPTLAPV; encoded by the coding sequence ATGTGCGACGCCCACCCCAACATTCTGTACCTGCACTCTCACGACTCGGGGAGGCTGTTCTCGCCGTTTGGCGGTCCGGTTTCGACGCCGAACTTACAAGCCCTTGCGGATCAAGGCGTCTGCTACCGCAACGCTTTCTGCGTCGGGCCGACGTGCTCCCCTTCGCGGGCGGCGCTGCTGACCGGCCAATACCCCCACCAGGTCGGGCAATGGGGGCTATCGAACTTCGGGTATCCGTTGGGCAAGCCCGAGCGTCACCTCGTGAAGTTCTTGCAAAGCCACGGCTATCGGGCAGCGCTGATGGGCGTCCAGCACGTCACGGCCGACGAACGTGACTTGGGTTACAACGACGTACGAAGCGAGGTGATCGGCGGCGCAACAGGCCGGTGCGACCCGGCGATGTCCGCCCCTCGGGTAGCCGAAGCGGCCTGCGACTGGCTGGTGCAGCACGGCCGTGGAACAGCGCCGTGGTTCCTCGACGTAGGTATGGTTGAGACGCACACCAACGCGGCGAAGCAGATCCAGCCGGATCGAAAGCCGAGCGACCAAAAGATCGATCGCGCCACGCCGCCCTACTGGTTACAGAACACGATCGGTTCCCGACGATGGCAGGCCAACTTCGACGCGATGGCGGCAATGCTTGACGACGCCATCGGCAGGGTGCTCGCGCGGCTCGACGCCTTGGGCTTACGCGAGAAGACGTTGGTGATCTACACGACCGACCACGGCCCGGGGGTACCCATGGCCAAGTGCACCCTGACCGACGCGGGCCTGGGTGTTGGCCTGATCGCCAGCGGCGCCGGAAGCTATATCGGGGGACAGACCGTCCACGGTCCGATCAGTCACCTCGACGTTTTTCCCACGATCTGTCGCGTGGCCAATCTCGAAACGCCCGATCACTTGGAGGGCCAGCCGCTCCCTACCGAAGCGTGCCTTGACGATGCGCCGCGCAGCTTGTTCGCTGAGATCAACGTACACGGTCGATCCGGACGTCAGCCCGAACGCAGTGTTCGGCATGGCCGCTTTAAGCTCGTCCGTCGTTTCTATACCGACCCTTCGAAGATCAGCCAAAACGCCGACCCATCGGGCGTGAAGGACGACATGTTCGAAGCGGGCTGGCCGACTGCAACCACGCAAGGCCAGGCTTCCCGAGAAGACGTGTTTGATTCGTTGTATGACCTGCGGTTGGATCCCACCGAACGCCGCGACCGCAGCGGGGACACGGCTTACGCCGAGGTGTATGCCGATCTGGATAGGCGCCTCACGTCGTGGATGCAACGGACCGACGACGCGCTTCGACCAGGTGGCCCGGGTATCCCGCAGCCTCAACCGATCCCGACGCTCGCGCCCGTGTAG
- a CDS encoding LamG-like jellyroll fold domain-containing protein, giving the protein MVMLLATCFAVNAEPIHYYRAEAGAVAEDSVGQAPLTAAPDVAQGGSDFDNPVPQTGTSNHQAFAAPASTAELPGVVTGGQGLSLEAYVQIEAFAAKTQQTLIAQWGSDREDQVFRLNVQSAGNGALGAAVDGDSYRLALVHNQRFEGQGGSDIVNSNSDPVGANPDDIALRAGRSYYVAVVFDNQSDTVTYFAKDLTQGGELRKKTVPRSFGNWEDAADGTEALAPLTLGQTADGDQPFGGLFDEVRISNSVLTESDLLVTP; this is encoded by the coding sequence ATGGTGATGTTGTTGGCGACATGCTTTGCCGTCAACGCCGAACCGATCCATTACTACCGAGCCGAGGCCGGTGCGGTCGCGGAAGACTCGGTCGGCCAAGCGCCGCTCACCGCTGCTCCGGATGTTGCGCAGGGCGGTAGCGATTTCGACAACCCCGTGCCACAGACCGGCACGTCTAATCATCAGGCTTTTGCCGCGCCCGCGTCGACGGCGGAGTTGCCGGGAGTGGTTACGGGCGGCCAAGGTCTTTCGCTCGAGGCTTACGTGCAGATCGAGGCTTTTGCCGCCAAAACCCAACAGACCTTGATCGCTCAGTGGGGCTCGGACCGCGAAGACCAGGTCTTCCGATTGAACGTGCAGTCTGCGGGCAACGGTGCTTTGGGCGCAGCAGTGGATGGAGACAGCTACCGGCTGGCCTTGGTTCACAACCAACGTTTCGAAGGTCAAGGCGGCAGTGATATCGTCAACAGCAACTCCGACCCCGTAGGCGCAAATCCTGACGACATCGCGCTCCGGGCAGGCCGGAGCTATTACGTCGCCGTGGTGTTCGATAACCAGTCGGACACGGTTACATACTTTGCCAAGGACCTGACGCAAGGCGGAGAGCTGCGTAAAAAAACCGTCCCTCGCTCGTTTGGGAACTGGGAGGACGCGGCAGATGGCACCGAGGCGTTGGCACCCCTGACCCTCGGACAGACCGCAGACGGCGATCAACCATTCGGCGGACTCTTCGACGAAGTGCGGATCTCGAATTCCGTCCTGACCGAGTCGGATTTGCTGGTAACACCTTGA
- a CDS encoding type II secretion system protein, with translation MPRSSIRPPAVRSEPFNKPRRRGDGFTLIELLVVISIIAILVGLLLPALSAARKAAQLVACTSNLRQCAIGTYVYATDYNVALPMAIWPNTDRFGNSPVNFRWAARWNRDFIAPVVLGREFPLNTAGFEEWREATIDSVFSCPNGADRIDPSTGIAAIDNTNPWAWSYAFNGMIGTTLRDYEDPAVNAGIIRSRFKSIEAIRSASSAMVLLESFNVNEDADRMQFGTIEPTFRSAAATHQDRGTVGYADGSAANLAFEDLPRVPDDSPEWETFWLGQ, from the coding sequence ATGCCTCGATCTTCGATCCGCCCTCCGGCCGTGCGTTCCGAGCCCTTCAATAAGCCACGACGTCGCGGCGACGGCTTCACCCTGATTGAGCTGCTCGTGGTGATCAGCATCATCGCGATCCTCGTAGGCCTGCTACTACCTGCCCTCTCGGCGGCACGCAAGGCGGCGCAACTGGTGGCCTGCACCAGCAACCTGAGGCAGTGCGCCATTGGCACCTACGTCTACGCGACCGACTACAACGTTGCTTTGCCCATGGCGATTTGGCCCAACACGGACCGATTCGGCAATAGCCCGGTCAACTTCCGATGGGCCGCGCGGTGGAATCGAGATTTCATCGCACCCGTGGTACTTGGACGTGAGTTCCCTCTTAACACCGCGGGCTTCGAAGAGTGGCGTGAAGCCACGATTGATTCGGTCTTTTCTTGCCCGAACGGCGCGGACCGCATCGACCCCAGCACCGGCATCGCCGCGATCGACAACACCAACCCCTGGGCCTGGAGCTACGCCTTCAATGGCATGATCGGCACGACGCTCCGGGATTACGAAGACCCCGCCGTGAATGCGGGGATCATCCGCTCGCGCTTCAAATCGATCGAAGCGATCCGGTCGGCCTCGTCGGCGATGGTTTTGCTCGAATCGTTCAACGTCAATGAAGACGCCGACCGCATGCAGTTCGGCACCATCGAGCCGACCTTTCGTTCCGCGGCCGCCACCCACCAAGACCGAGGAACGGTGGGCTACGCCGATGGCAGCGCGGCGAACCTCGCCTTCGAAGATTTACCGCGTGTGCCCGACGATTCGCCCGAGTGGGAGACCTTTTGGCTCGGGCAGTGA